The Deltaproteobacteria bacterium nucleotide sequence CGCGGCCGCGGCGGCGACCACGGCGATCAGCACCAGATAGAGGGCTCGACTCATCATGATCTCCCGTGCTCACGAAGCGGCGGCGAGGTCGGCGGGCGTGAGCGGCCCGCCGATTCCGGTCTTCTCCCCATGGCCGACGCCCGCGTGACAGTGCGTGCACGGCACGTCCCCCGGCAGGCTCGACGCCCCGGCGATCCGGTGGACGAGGTCGCCATGACACCGGAGGCAGTTCTCCTGCAGGATGGCGCGCCCGTTCGCCTGCACGACGATCGGCTCGACGAAGCGCTGGGTGGTGAACTTCTCGCCGTGCCGCCAGCCGTTCTCCATCTTCGCGAGGTACTTGCGTACGAAGGCGTGCGGCAGGTGGCAGTCGACGCAGACGGCCACCTGATGGTGGCTCGCCTTCTGCCACGCGTCGTACTGCGGGCGCATGATGTGGCAGTTGACGCACGCCGCGGGGTCGGTGCTGAAGTACGAGAGCCCGCGGGCGTACTGGAACGTATAGCCGCCGATTCCCGCCGCGACGCCGATCACGACGGCGAGCAGGAGCGGCAGCATGCGCGACGATCGGGGTGTCTCGCGCGGCGCCATGCGCTCCCTGGTTAGCGGTTCAGCCGCCCGACTGCCAACGCAGCACGGCCGCGATCGGCCAGAGCAGCATCCAGACGTTCAGCACGAGGCCATCGCGGATCCAGAGCGCGAGGGCGCCGTCGACGAGCACGAAGGCGGCGACCGACGCCTGCACAGGGAGCACCGCAGCGAGCCCGTAGCCGGCCAGGTAGGCGACCACGTCGGCGACGGAGTTCGCGATGCTGTCGCCGTAGTAGTCGAGCGCGATCGTGGCGGTCCGGTAGCGCCCGATGACGGCGTCGGTGTTCTCGAGGATCTCCCAGGCGACCTCGAGGAGGAAGCCCGCCCACGCGCGCCCGGTCGCCCCGGCGCGGCCGCGCAGCACGACCCACACGAGCGCGTAGAAGACGAGCCCGTGCAGCACGTGCGTGAAGGCGTAGGGATCGACGAGGTGCTGTGAGTTGTGGCGGCTCAGGATCTCATCGGCGCCCGACCAGAGGTGCGGGTCGCCCGCCCGGCACCACCACACGCGGCCCATGGCGGCGAGCGCTCCCGCCATGACCGCGAGCACGGCGACGGCACCCGCCGCGTGCCGCACCAGCCGTGTCCGCTCCGTTCGCATGAGAGCCGCTCCGCCCGCGCGTTCCGACGACGCGCTCAGGAGGCGCGCCGCGCCGCGAGGGTCGCCCTTGCGCCGCGGACCCGCGCGGCCCCGTGCGAGCGGACGCCCCGCCACCAGAGGCTCAGCCGGTCGAGGTACAGGTAGACCACCGGCGTCGTGTAGAGCGTCAGCATCTGGCTCACCAGGAGGCCGCCGACGATCGTGATGCCGAGCGGGCGGCGGAGCTCCGAGCCCATGCCGGTGCCGAGCGCGAGCGGCAGCCCCCCGAGCAGCGCCGCCATCGTCGTCATCATGATCGGACGGAAGCGCAGGAGGCAGGCCTCGTAGATCGCCTCCTTCGGCGCCTTACCGTCGCGCCGCTCCGCCTCGAGCGCGAAGTCGATCATCAGGATGGCGTTCTTCTTGACGATGCCGATCAGCAGGATGATGCCGATCAGCGCGATCACGTTGAGCTCGCCGCCGGTCACCAGCAGCGCCAGGATCGCGCCGACGCCCGCCGACGGCAGCGTCGAGAGGATCGTGAGCGGGTGGATGTAGCTCTCGTAGAGGATGCCGAGCACGATGTAGACGGTCACGAGCGCCGCCAGGATCAAGAGCGGCTGGTTGGCGAGCGACGCCTGGAACGCCTGCGCCGTGCCGGCGAAGGTCGCGCGCACGCCCGGCGGGATGTCGAGATCGCGCACGGCGGCGGTGATCGCGTCCACGGCTTCGCCGAGCGCGACCCCCGGCGCCAGGTTGAAGGACACGGTCGTCGCCGGAAACTGTCCCTGGTGGGTGACGGCGAGCGCCGTCGTGCCGGACTCGATGCGCGCGAAGGCGGCGAGCGGGACCGGCGTGCCGTTCACCGCGCGGACGTAGACGTCGCGCAGCGTCTCCGGCCGCTGCCAGAAGCTCGGGGCCACCCCCATGACGACGTGGTACTGGTTCAGCGCGGTGTAGATCGTCGAGACCTGGCGCTGCCCGAAGGCGTCGTAGAGCGCGTCGTCGATCATCTGGGTCGTGACGCCGAGCCGCGCCGCGGTGTCGCGGTCGATCACGAGCGTGGCCTGGAGGCCGCCGCTCATCTGATCGCTGTTCACGTCGGTGAGGATCGGCATGGTGCGGAGCTCGGCGAGCACCTTGGGCGCGGCCTCGTCGAGGTCGTCGAGGTCGTCGCCCTGGAGCGTGAACTGATAGAGCGCGCCACTCGGACGGCCGCCGATGCGGATGTCCTGCACCGGCTGCAGGAAGAGGCTCGCGCCCGCGACCGTCGCGACCTTCGGCCGCAGGCGCGCGGCGATGGCGTCGCCCGACACTTTGCGCTCCGCGAGCGGCTTCAAGGCGACGAACATGCGCCCCGTGCTCGAGCCCTGCGACCCGCCGGTGAACGCCACGACGGTCTCGACCGCCGGGTCGCTCCGCACGATGTCGACGAGCTCCCCGAGCTTCTCTTGCATCGCGATGAACGAGGCCGCCTGGTCGGCCTGGATGTTGCCGATGAGCCGTCCGGTGTCCTGTTGCGGGAAGAAGCCCTTCGGCACGACGCCGTAGAGATGGACGTTGAGCGCGACCATCAGGCCGGCGACGAGCAGCGTGAACCGCGGGTGCGCGAGCGTCCAGGCGAGGCTCCGCGCGTACGCGTGGTGCAGCCCGCCGAAGGCGCGCTCGGCGGCGTGCGCCATGCGCCCGGGCGGCCGGATGCCGTGCCCGCGCCGCAGGATCCGCGCGCACATCATGGGGGTCGTGGTGAGCGACACGACGAGGGAGATCAGCACCGCCAGCGACAGCACGACCGCGAACTCGCGGAAGAGCCTGCCGACGATTCCGCCCATCAGAAGGATCGGGATGAACACGGCGACGAGCGACACGCTCATCGACAGCACCGTGAAGGCGATCTCGCGCGCGCCGCGCAGCGCCGCCTCGCGCGGCGGCACGTCGCGCTCGAGGTGCCGCATGACGTTCTCCAGCACGACGATCGCGTCGTCGACCACGAACCCGGTCGAGATGGTCAACGCCATCAGCGACAGGTTGTCGATCGAGTAGTCGAGCAGGTACATCGCGCCGAACGTGCCGACCAACGACAGCGGCACGACGACGCTCGGGATCGCGGTCGCACGCGGATCGCGCAGGAAGAGAAAGACCACCAGGATCACGAGCGCGATCGCCATCACCATCGCCATCTCGACGTCGTGAACCGAGGCGCGGATCGAGGCGCTGCGATCGATGACGACGTCGAGGTCGATCGCGCTCGGAATCGCGGCCTGCAGGTACGGCACCCGTTCGCGGATGCGGTCGATCGTCTCGATGACGTTGGCGCCGGGCTTCCGGAAGATGATGACCATGACGGCGGGTTTGCCATTCGCGAAGCCGACGGTGCGCACGTCCTCGACCGAGTCGACGACGTCGGCGACGTCGCTCATGCGGACGACGGCGCCGTCCCGGGAGCGGATGACGAGCGATCGGTAGGGCGCGGCGGTCATGAGCTGGCCGTCGGTGTCGAGGTTCCACGCCTCGGTCGCGGTCGCGATCTCGCCCGTCGGCCGGTTGCTGTTGGCGGCGCCGAGCGCGGCGCGCACCTCGTCGAAGCCAATGCCGTACTTGGTGAGCGCCGTAGGGTTCAGCTCGACGCGCACCGCCGGCAGCGAGCTGCCCCCGAGGAAGACCTGTCCGACCCCGTCCACCTGCGAGAGCTCCTGCTGCACGATCGACGCGGCCGCGTCGTAGAGTCGGCTCGGCGGCAGCGTGTCGGAGGTGAGGCTCATGACCAGGATCGGCGCGTCGGCCGGGTTCACCTTGCGGTAGTTCGGGTTGTTCGGGAGCGCCGCCGGCAACTGGCCGCGCGCGGCGTTGATCGCCGCCTGCACGTCGCGCGCGGCGGAGTCGATGCTGCGGCCGAGGTCGAATTGCAGGGTCACCTGCGTCGCCCCGAGCCCGCTCGTCGACGTCATCTCGGTCACGCCGGCGATGCGGCCGAACATGCGCTCGAGCGGCATCGCGACCGCCGACGCCATGGTCTCGGGACTCGCGCCGGGCAGATGCGCCGACACCTGGATCGTCGGGAACTCGACCTGCGGCAGCGGCGCCACCGGCAGACCCTGGAACCCGATCGCGCCCGCGAGGGCGATCGCCAGCGTCAGCAGCGAGGTCGCGACCGGCCGGCGGATGAAGGCCGCGGAGAGGTTCACTCGGACTCCAGGCCGAACGGCGGCGCGGCCCTCGCCTCGCCGTCCCGGATCTCCTCCGCGCGGCCGGAGCGCCGGGCGAAGCGCTCCGCCAGGCGATCGAACGCCAGATAGATCACCGGCGTCGAGTAGAGGGTGAGCACCTGGCTGACGAGGAGCCCGCCGACGATCGTCACGCCGAGGGGGTGGCGAAGCTCGGAGCCCATGCCGGTGCCGAGCGCGAGCGGCAATCCGCCGAGAAGCGCCGCCATGGTCGTCATCATGATCGGCCGGAAGCGCAACAGGCACGCCTCGTAGATCGCCGCCTCGGGCGACTTGCCCTCGTGGCGCTCCGCCTCGAGCGCGAAGTCGATCATCATGATGGCGTTCTTCTTGACGATGCCGATCAGCAGGATGATGCCGATCAGCGCGATCACGTTGAGCTCGCCGCCGGTCGCCAGCAGCGCGAGGATCGCGCCGACGCCCGCCGACGGCAGCGTCGAGAGGATCGTCAGCGGGTGGACGTAGCTCTCGTAGAGCACGCCGAGCACGATGTAGACGGTCACGAGCGCGGCCAAGATCAGGAACGGCTGGTTCGCGAGCGACGCCTGGAACGCCTGCGCGGTGCCCTGGAAGCCCGCGCGGACGCTCGCGGGAAGGCCGACGTCGTCGGCCGCTCGATTGATCGCGTCGACCGCGTGCCCGAGCGACGCGCCCGGCGCCAGGTTGAACGACAGCGTCACGGACGGAAACTGCCCCTGGTGGGAGACCGCGAGCGCGGTCGTGCCGGGTCGGACCGTCGTGAACGACGCAAGCGGCACCGCGGCGCCGCTCGTCGAGCGCACGTAGATGTGATCGAGCGCCTCGGGGCCCCGCTGGAAGCTCGGGTCCACCTCGAGGACGACCCGGTATTGGTTCAGCTGGGTGAAGATCGTCGACACCTGGCGCTGGCCGAACGCATCGTAGAGCGTGTCGTCGATCATCTGCGGCGTGATGCCGAGCCGCGACGCGGTGTCGCGGTCGATCGCGAGCGTCAGCTCCAGGCCGCCGGCCTGCTGGTCGCTCGCGACGTCGCGGATCTCGGGCAGGTGATGGAGACGCTCGAGCATGCGGGGCGCGAGCTCGCGCAGCGCCTCCGGGTCGGGCGACGCCAGGCTGTACTGGAACTGGGTGCGGCTCACCCGGTCCTCGACGGTCAGGTCCTGCACCGGCTGCATGTAGAGCGTCGCGCCCTCGACCTCGGCGAGGGCCGGTTGCAGCCGCCGGATGACCTCGACCGCGCTCGCGTCGCGCGTCTCGAGAGGCTTCAGGTTGATCTGGATGCGGCCGGCGTTCGTCGTCGTGTTGACGCCGTCGATCCCGATGAACGACGACAGGCTCTCGACCGCGGGATCGCGCAGCACCACCGCCGCGAGCCGCTGCTGCCGCTCCGCCATCGCCGCGAACGAGACCGACTCCGGCGCCTCCGACACGCCGAGGATCACGCCGGTGTCCTGCACCGGAAAGAAGCCCTTCGGCACGACGACGTAGAGGAGGACGGTCGCCGCGAGCGTCGCGACGAAGCCGATCAACGTGGCGGTCTGGTGGCGCAACACCCACCGGAGCGAGGTCCCGTAGCGCGCGATCACCCGCTCGAAGGCCGTCGCCGAGCGGCGCGCGAGCCAGCGCTCCTCGTCCGCCGGCACGTTGCGGAGGAGCCGCGCGCACATCATCGGCGTGAGCGTCAGCGAGACGACCGCCGACACGAGGATCGTCACCGCCAGCGTCACCGCGAACTCGCGGAAGAGCCGGCCCACGATGTCGCCCATGAACAGCAGCGGAATCAGCACCGCCACCAGCGACACCGTCAGCGAGATGATCGTGAAGCCGATCTCCTTGGAGCCCGCGAGCGCGGCCTCGCGCGGCGATGCTCCGTTCTCAATGTGGCGCGTGATGTTCTCGATCATCACGATCGCGTCGTCGACGACGAAGCCCGTCGAGATCGTGAGCGCCATGAGCGACAGGTTGTCGAGGCTGTAGCCGAGGAGATACATCGCGCCGAAGGTGCCGACGACCGAGAGCGGCACGGCGACGCTCGGGATCACGGTCGCGGAGAGCTTGCCGAGGAAGAGAAACATCACCATCACCACGAGCGCGACGGTGAGCATGAGCTCGAACTGCACGGCGTGGACCGAGGCGCGGATGGTGTTGGTGCGGTCGGTGAGCACGCGCACCTCGATGCCCGCCGGCAGCGCCGCTGTGAGCTGCGGCAGCAGGCTCGTGATGCGGTCGACGACGCCGATGATGTTGGCGCCGGGCTGGCGCTGGATGCTGACGAGCACGGCGGGCTCGGCGTTCATCCACGCCGCCTGCTTCACGTTCTCGGCGTCGTCGACGACGTCGGCGACGTCCATGACGCGCACCGGCCGGTCATTGCGGTACGCGATCACGAGCCCGCGGTAGTCCGCGGCGGACATCAGCTGGTCGTTGGCGCCGATCATCCAGGCGCGCTTCGGACCGTCGAAGCTGCCCTTCGCCTGGTTGACGTTGGCGGCCGCGATGGCGCGCCGCAGGTCCTCGAGCGCGAGGTCGTAGGCGGCGAGCGCCGTCGGGTTGGCGCGCACGCGCACGGCCGGCTTCTGCCCGCCGCCGAGGCTCACGAGCCCGACGCCGGGGAGCTGCGAGATTTTCTGGGCGAGGCGGGTGTCCGCCAGATCTTGAACCCTGGAGAGGGGAAGCGTCTTCGACGTGAGCGCGAGCGTCAGGACGGGCGCGTCGGCGGGGTTGATCTTGCTGTAGACGGGCGGGTTCGGGAGATCGTTCGGCAGGAATGTCCCCGCCGAGTTGATGGCGGCCTGCACGTCCTGCTCGGCGACGTCGATCTCGAGCTCGAGCGCGAACTGCAGCACGATCACCGAGCTCCCGAAGGAGCTCGTCGACGTCATCTGCTTCAGCCCCGGCACCTGCCCGAACTGGCGCTCGAGCGGCGCCGTCACCGACGACGCCATCACGTCCGGGCTGGCACCCGGGTAGAACGTCACGACCTGGATGGTCGGGTAGTCGACCTGCGGAAGCGCCGAGACCGGCAGCTGCCGGTACGCCACGATCCCCGACAGCAGGAGCGCGACCATGAGCAGCGAGGTCGCGACCGGCCGCAGGATGAACGTGCGCGAGACGTTCACGAGGGCGGCGCTTTCCCCGGCGCGGGCGCCTGCGCCGGCCCGGCGGCGTCGGCGCCGCGGAGCTTCACGGCGCTGCCGGCGCGGAGCTTGTCGACGCCGTCGACCACGACCCGCTCGCCGGCGGCGAGGCCGCTCGCGATCGCGCTTTCGCCCTCCGCCGCGGGCCCGACGACGACGGGGCGCACCTCGACGGTCGCGTCGTCCTTCACGACGTAGACGAACGTGCCGTCCTTGCCGCGCTGGGCGGCCGCGCCGGGGACGATCACGACGTTCTCGCGGACGTCGAGCCGCAGGCGGACGTTCACGAACTGGTTCGGGAAGAGCGCTTGGTCGCGGTTGTCGAAGACGGCCTTCAGGCGCGCCGTGC carries:
- the nrfH gene encoding cytochrome c nitrite reductase small subunit gives rise to the protein MAPRETPRSSRMLPLLLAVVIGVAAGIGGYTFQYARGLSYFSTDPAACVNCHIMRPQYDAWQKASHHQVAVCVDCHLPHAFVRKYLAKMENGWRHGEKFTTQRFVEPIVVQANGRAILQENCLRCHGDLVHRIAGASSLPGDVPCTHCHAGVGHGEKTGIGGPLTPADLAAAS
- a CDS encoding DUF2585 family protein, with protein sequence MRTERTRLVRHAAGAVAVLAVMAGALAAMGRVWWCRAGDPHLWSGADEILSRHNSQHLVDPYAFTHVLHGLVFYALVWVVLRGRAGATGRAWAGFLLEVAWEILENTDAVIGRYRTATIALDYYGDSIANSVADVVAYLAGYGLAAVLPVQASVAAFVLVDGALALWIRDGLVLNVWMLLWPIAAVLRWQSGG
- a CDS encoding multidrug efflux RND transporter permease subunit, which codes for MNLSAAFIRRPVATSLLTLAIALAGAIGFQGLPVAPLPQVEFPTIQVSAHLPGASPETMASAVAMPLERMFGRIAGVTEMTSTSGLGATQVTLQFDLGRSIDSAARDVQAAINAARGQLPAALPNNPNYRKVNPADAPILVMSLTSDTLPPSRLYDAAASIVQQELSQVDGVGQVFLGGSSLPAVRVELNPTALTKYGIGFDEVRAALGAANSNRPTGEIATATEAWNLDTDGQLMTAAPYRSLVIRSRDGAVVRMSDVADVVDSVEDVRTVGFANGKPAVMVIIFRKPGANVIETIDRIRERVPYLQAAIPSAIDLDVVIDRSASIRASVHDVEMAMVMAIALVILVVFLFLRDPRATAIPSVVVPLSLVGTFGAMYLLDYSIDNLSLMALTISTGFVVDDAIVVLENVMRHLERDVPPREAALRGAREIAFTVLSMSVSLVAVFIPILLMGGIVGRLFREFAVVLSLAVLISLVVSLTTTPMMCARILRRGHGIRPPGRMAHAAERAFGGLHHAYARSLAWTLAHPRFTLLVAGLMVALNVHLYGVVPKGFFPQQDTGRLIGNIQADQAASFIAMQEKLGELVDIVRSDPAVETVVAFTGGSQGSSTGRMFVALKPLAERKVSGDAIAARLRPKVATVAGASLFLQPVQDIRIGGRPSGALYQFTLQGDDLDDLDEAAPKVLAELRTMPILTDVNSDQMSGGLQATLVIDRDTAARLGVTTQMIDDALYDAFGQRQVSTIYTALNQYHVVMGVAPSFWQRPETLRDVYVRAVNGTPVPLAAFARIESGTTALAVTHQGQFPATTVSFNLAPGVALGEAVDAITAAVRDLDIPPGVRATFAGTAQAFQASLANQPLLILAALVTVYIVLGILYESYIHPLTILSTLPSAGVGAILALLVTGGELNVIALIGIILLIGIVKKNAILMIDFALEAERRDGKAPKEAIYEACLLRFRPIMMTTMAALLGGLPLALGTGMGSELRRPLGITIVGGLLVSQMLTLYTTPVVYLYLDRLSLWWRGVRSHGAARVRGARATLAARRAS
- a CDS encoding multidrug efflux RND transporter permease subunit, which codes for MNVSRTFILRPVATSLLMVALLLSGIVAYRQLPVSALPQVDYPTIQVVTFYPGASPDVMASSVTAPLERQFGQVPGLKQMTSTSSFGSSVIVLQFALELEIDVAEQDVQAAINSAGTFLPNDLPNPPVYSKINPADAPVLTLALTSKTLPLSRVQDLADTRLAQKISQLPGVGLVSLGGGQKPAVRVRANPTALAAYDLALEDLRRAIAAANVNQAKGSFDGPKRAWMIGANDQLMSAADYRGLVIAYRNDRPVRVMDVADVVDDAENVKQAAWMNAEPAVLVSIQRQPGANIIGVVDRITSLLPQLTAALPAGIEVRVLTDRTNTIRASVHAVQFELMLTVALVVMVMFLFLGKLSATVIPSVAVPLSVVGTFGAMYLLGYSLDNLSLMALTISTGFVVDDAIVMIENITRHIENGASPREAALAGSKEIGFTIISLTVSLVAVLIPLLFMGDIVGRLFREFAVTLAVTILVSAVVSLTLTPMMCARLLRNVPADEERWLARRSATAFERVIARYGTSLRWVLRHQTATLIGFVATLAATVLLYVVVPKGFFPVQDTGVILGVSEAPESVSFAAMAERQQRLAAVVLRDPAVESLSSFIGIDGVNTTTNAGRIQINLKPLETRDASAVEVIRRLQPALAEVEGATLYMQPVQDLTVEDRVSRTQFQYSLASPDPEALRELAPRMLERLHHLPEIRDVASDQQAGGLELTLAIDRDTASRLGITPQMIDDTLYDAFGQRQVSTIFTQLNQYRVVLEVDPSFQRGPEALDHIYVRSTSGAAVPLASFTTVRPGTTALAVSHQGQFPSVTLSFNLAPGASLGHAVDAINRAADDVGLPASVRAGFQGTAQAFQASLANQPFLILAALVTVYIVLGVLYESYVHPLTILSTLPSAGVGAILALLATGGELNVIALIGIILLIGIVKKNAIMMIDFALEAERHEGKSPEAAIYEACLLRFRPIMMTTMAALLGGLPLALGTGMGSELRHPLGVTIVGGLLVSQVLTLYSTPVIYLAFDRLAERFARRSGRAEEIRDGEARAAPPFGLESE